Part of the Moraxella ovis genome is shown below.
AATTTATTCACTGTTTAGGTTTTTTAAGGAAAATATATGGGTGCTGTTGTTGGCATTGCGTTGGTTTGGTTTGTCATTGAGATGCTGCTTTGGTATCTTGTTGCGCAGTTTGTGAGTGGTTGGTGGGTGTTCTTCTGGTTCATCATCGCTGCTGTCATCGGTCTGATGCTGATTAAAAATGCCGCCGCCACGCTTAACCCAATGGCGCAGCAGCTAAAACAAATGCAAAGCGGCGTTATTCCCAATCCTGCCAACCAGCCCGCTGAATCTACCGTTGCCAAGTCAGTTGCAACAGGGATTGCAGGCTTGCTGTTGCTATTGCCAGGCTTATTGAGCGATGCGGGTGCGGTATTGTTGCTATTGCCATTTGTGCAGCGCAAACTTACCACCGCCGCCAAGAATTACGCCCTAAAAAACCAAGACAAGATGATGCAGATGATGTCTCGTCAGATGGGTGGTCAAAGCCCGTTTGGCATGGGCGGCACTGTTAATCTGAATAACCCATTCGGACAAGGCAATCCGTTTGGTCAAGGTGGCGGCTTTAGAGGCTTTGGTAAAGGTGGCTTTAATCAAGGCACGACCGTGGATGGAGAGGCTAAGCCTGTCCAAAAAGACATTAAGCGACTGCCATCTGCCAATGATGAATGATTAAAATCTACCTAACCCGTCCAGTGTGGCGGGTTTTTTATTGCGTACCGTGATTGTTTTGGTTAATATAAAGACTTTATGAAGTGGATAAATGATGATGAGAAAGGCTATTTTTCTTGGTGGAATGTTGATGCTGGTTGGGGCTGTTCACGCCAAAGAGCTGCCCGAAGGGTTTAATGAGCTTATACGCGCCAATGAAGGCTGTCATCTTAACAATCCATTCCCAAAGCCCAAAGAAACTGTCTCATGGACAGGCGGCTGTGTTGATGGTTGGGCTGAAGGATTCGGGGTGATGCGCTGGTATAGTGATGGCGTGCTAACTGATACCTATGTTGGTGAATACAAGAAAGGCAGGATCAATGGCGTGGGGCAGTACACATGGCGAGATGGTGGCGTTCAAACAGGTGTCTGGGTGGATGATGTCATGCAAGGATTTGGCGAGACTATCTCGGGCAAGGGGCTGCATCGTGGCGATGTCTATGTTGGTAATATCAAAGATGGCATGATGCATGGACGAGGTAAGTATCATTTTCACATGCATAATAAAGATTCTCAAAAACTATCGGGTGGCAAAGCGATTGATTTGAGTGACATTGCGGTTCGCAGCGGGAAATATTGGATCCTTGATGTTATTCATGACTATAATGAAGTGGTGGCGGTGTGCGGCATCCATGAGCATGAAGACTGCGAGTAACCAATCCGCGACGTGACACGGATTTGGTGTAAGGTGCTGATTTATCCTGCAAATTGCGATTGGCACAGTTTGATGAATTCGTGCCCAAATTTACGAATCTCGCTGTCGTCACGCACCGCAATCCAACTCGTGAATCGCCCAAAATGCGTGATGGGGATTGCCACAAGGTCTGGATAATGCTTGGGCTCGTAAGCCATCTCAGCGATGATGCCAATGCCAAGACCTGATGATACATAGGTGCTAATCACATCGGAGTCAAGCGCCGCTAGGACGATGTCTGGGGTCAGTCCTTCTTTGGCGAATGCCTTGTCAATCGCACCGCGACCAGTAAAACCGCCATGATATGTCACAATCGGATAGCTCGCCAAAGTAGGCAGATCCACACCATCAATCACGCCTGCCAGCTCCGCCAGTTCGTGATCCTTAGGCACGATGACCACATGCGACCAATCATAATAGCGATGACAGCGCAGAATGTCATTATTGAGCAGGCTCTCGGTAGCGATGCCAATATCGACCTGTCCGCGAATCACCATCTGCGCGATGGTTTCTGGGTCGGCTTGTTGAAGTACCAGATTGACTTTGGAGAATTTCTCGCGGAACGCCTTGATGATGCTAGGCAGAACGTAGCGCGCCTGAGTGTGCGTGGTGGCGACCGTCAATGTACCTGCCGCGGCATTATTAAAATCAAGACTTAGATTCTCAATCGTACGAATCTCAGCAAATATCGCTTCAATGTGCGGCAATAATGCCTTACCAATGGGTGTCAGCCCTGTCAGTCGTTTACCTTGACGTGTGAAGACGTCTGATTTTAGCTGGTTCTCTAGAGCGGCGATTTGTTTGGATAGGCTCGATTGGCTGGTGTGTAGCAGTTCGGCAGCTTGGCTAAGGTTATAGCCATTGACCACGGTGTGCCAGACGGTTTCGAGTTGTTTTAGCTGGATTTGTAGGTGACGCTGATTGATGACGATGTCAATTGCCATGAGAATGCCCGATTGTAAACCAAAAGACCAAAAATGTTCGTAAAAAATAAAGCTGCCGATGAGTGGCTTTAACTCTGCCATTATAAAAATATTGACATAAAAACAAACCGCTAAGACAGTAAAAGTATATTCCAAAATTGAATATACTGCAAAAGTTTATTCTAAATAATGACTTAATTAACAATAAACTTTGCAAAAAAAGCATTTTTATCTTAATATTGCACCATTCATCTTAATTTTAAAGATTTGTATTATTATCAAAAGAGATGGTTCATGACTGACTTAGTTCGCTCGACTTCGTCGTTCGCTGCCTTTAAAGAAGCGTATTTTAACCCGCAGGCGTTTGCCATGCTGT
Proteins encoded:
- a CDS encoding FxsA family protein, translated to MGAVVGIALVWFVIEMLLWYLVAQFVSGWWVFFWFIIAAVIGLMLIKNAAATLNPMAQQLKQMQSGVIPNPANQPAESTVAKSVATGIAGLLLLLPGLLSDAGAVLLLLPFVQRKLTTAAKNYALKNQDKMMQMMSRQMGGQSPFGMGGTVNLNNPFGQGNPFGQGGGFRGFGKGGFNQGTTVDGEAKPVQKDIKRLPSANDE
- a CDS encoding LysR substrate-binding domain-containing protein, translating into MAIDIVINQRHLQIQLKQLETVWHTVVNGYNLSQAAELLHTSQSSLSKQIAALENQLKSDVFTRQGKRLTGLTPIGKALLPHIEAIFAEIRTIENLSLDFNNAAAGTLTVATTHTQARYVLPSIIKAFREKFSKVNLVLQQADPETIAQMVIRGQVDIGIATESLLNNDILRCHRYYDWSHVVIVPKDHELAELAGVIDGVDLPTLASYPIVTYHGGFTGRGAIDKAFAKEGLTPDIVLAALDSDVISTYVSSGLGIGIIAEMAYEPKHYPDLVAIPITHFGRFTSWIAVRDDSEIRKFGHEFIKLCQSQFAG